Part of the Thermodesulfobacteriota bacterium genome is shown below.
TCAGGGGAGATGGTCTGTTCGAGTCTCTTTGAAAAAAGGGATGATGCATCCATAAAGCATATTGACTGGGCCAAAGCTGCAGATGCAGTCATTATTGCCCCGACAACGGCCAATATGATTGGAAAGCTTGCCAACGGTATTGCGGATGATGCGCTTAGCACTTTCATGCTTGCCGTTACCTGTCCTGCTGGTGTTTGCCCTTCCATGAACACCCATATGTACGAAAGCAGGGCGGTAAAAAGAAACCTTCAAACTTTACGAAATGACGGATACGTTGTCATCGAACCCGGGGCAGGTGAGCTTGCATGCGGCACAACGGGACCGGGTCGCCTCCCCGAGCCGGAGGATATGGTGGACAGGCTGGTAAAAATGCTTACCATTAAGGATATGAAAGATAAAAAGGTGCTGGTAACCGCAGGACCGACATGGGAATCTATCGACCCTGTCCGGTTTATCACAAATCCATCATCCGGGAAAATGGGTTATGCTCTTGCAAGAGCTGCTGAACACCGGGGAGGGGAGGTGACACTGATTAGTGGCCCGGCAACTATTCCTGATCCACTCCATGTCAACGTTGTGAAGATAAAAACTGCGCAGGAGATGGCGCAGGCCGTTTTCGAGCATAGTAAAAAATGTCATATCATAATAAAAGCAGCGGCTGTTTCAGATTACCGTCCGAAAGATAACCAAAAACATAAGATAAAAAAAGACAACGATGAAATGGCCCTTGATCTTATAAAAAACCAGGACATTCTAAAAGAACTGGGTAAAACCAAGAAAAATCAGATGCTGGTCGGTTTTGCTGCGGAAACCAGGGAGTTGGGAAAAAACGCAGGAAAGAAACTGAAAGAAAAAAATCTTGATATCATTGTAGGAAACCTGGTGGGGGACCCGTCTTCAGGTTTCGGGACAGATACCAACAAGGTTACGCTGTTTTTTAAAGACGGTACCAAGGAATCCATACCTGAAATGGAAAAAGATGAGGTGGCACATTTGCTTTTGGATCGTATCGTTGAACGGATGGGATGATAAGCTGATAAATACTGAACGATAAACTAAAATAAATAAATGAACGTCCAACGTCCAACGTCGAACATCGAATGACTATACAGCTTAGGTGTTTCAATTATATAATCTAACGGAGCGAAGTGATATCCTTATTCGACGTTCGATGTTGAGCGTTCGATGTTCAAATTGTTGCATCTTAAATTTTAACCGAGCTTTCATAACACTTCAAAAATACATACTCAGGTCAGGAGTTCTGGATCTAATATCGGAAGATTTACTTATGAACAGAAAGCAGGCTTTCAACCATATTGTTGCAGAAATAGACACCACCCTTAATGTAATGAAAGGGTTGGGTTGCAGGGGATTTGATTGCTCTCCCCGGAGCCTTGATACCATAGAAAAATGGGGAAACAATGGGAAAATGACCGATGAAACTCTGGAATCTATTCGCGCAGAGATCGGTAATTGTAGCAGGTGCCCCCTTTGTGATAAGCGGACAAATATTGTTTTTGGTGCAGGTGATCCAAAGGCACGGTTGGTCTTTGTTGGTGAAGGACCGGGCTATGAAGAGGATAAAAGCGGAGAACCGTTCGTCGGTGCCGCAGGCCAGCTACTTACCAAAATTATTGAGGCCATCCATTTAACCCGGGAACAGGTTTACATCTGCAACATTATAAAATGCCGCCCACCCGGAAACAGGAACCCCCTGCCGGAGGAGATAAATACCTGCTTTCCATTTTTGAAACGCCAGCTTTCAGTGATAAAACCGGATTTTATCTGTGCCCTGGGAACCTTTGCCGCCCAAACGCTGTTAGAAAGCAAACAACCCATTTCCAGACTCAGGGGACAGTTTCATGATTATATGGGGATACGGGTGATGCCGACCTATCATCCTGCTTATCTTCTCAGAAATGCGAATAAAAAACGTGAGGTATGGGAAGATATGAAGGCGCTAATGAAGGAGATGGAATGAAAAACCTATCAAAAAAGATGATCGTGTCAGTCCTGTTGCTTGTTACGATTGTTTTTTCTTCAAATGTGTTTGCCGATAAAAATGAGATCTATATGATAAAGATTTCGGATGCAATCGGTCCGGGGGTGGCTGGATTTATCATATCGGGGATTGAAAAGGCTTCTGATGCCGGTGCAGCGTGCATAATCATAGAGCTTGACACTCCAGGCGGACTGGCCGAATCGATGCGCAGCATTGTCAAGGCAATTTTTGCCAGCAAGGTGCCTGTGGTGGTTTACGTATCACCCAGCGGGGCAAGGGCGGCATCCGCAGGGGTAATGATTACCATGGCGGCAGACATTGCCGCCATGTCACCCGGAACGAATATCGGGGCTGCCCATCCGGTGGCTGCAGGAGGTAAAAAAATAGAAAAAACCATGTCTGAGAAGGTAACCAACGACATGGTGGCCCATGTGAAAAGCATTGCCCAAAAAAGGGGGAGGAATGTGAAGTGGGCTGAAAAGGCGGTGCGCCAAAGCGTGTCCGTAACCGAAACGGAAGCTTTAAAACAAAACATCATAGATCTGATTGCAGAGGATATCGACGATCTGATTAAACAGATAAACGGCAGGAAAGTTAAAGGAAAAGGAGTTTTACAGCTTGACAGTCCGGTAAAAAAGATACTGGAAGAAAACTTGCGGACGAAGATTTTAAAAACCATAAGCGATCCAAACATCGCGTATATCCTGATGATGATCGGACTTGCCGGCCTTTATTTTGAGCTTTCCCACCCAGGTGCCATTTTCCCCGGGGTGATCGGAGGGATTGCAATTATATTGGCATTTTTCGCCATGCAGACCCTACCGGTGAATTACGCCGGTATCCTTCTGATCATTCTGGCCATTATTTTTTTCATAATGGAAATGAAGATTACCAGCTATGGGTTGTTAAGCATTGCAGGAATTGTTTCCTTATTACTCGGATCGCTGATGCTTTTTGAGGGCACTGCTCCGGAGATGGACCTGTCGCTGCAGGTACTGGTACCGACCCTGGTGATGGTTTCGGGCTTTTTTGTTGCAGTGGCAGCACTGGTATTTAAATCGCACCAATCAAAACCGAAAACAGGAGTGGCAGGCCTGGTGGGGGAAACAGGTATCGTCAAGCAAGCGGTTAAACCGGAAGGCAAGGTTTTCGTTCATGGTGAGCTGTGGAATGCGACATCCAAAGTTGAGATAGAAAAAGGAGAAAAGGTACGGGTAGTCAATGTGGTTAACCTCGTTTTGGAAGTTGAGCCGGTTAACCCTGCAAACACTTAAAAGTTTTTAAAGGAGGTTATAATGACCCTTTATCCAATTATTGCTATCATTGTACTGGTTATTTTGTTTCTGTCCGCTGCCATCCGCATACTCAATGAGTATGAGCGCGGTGTGATATTCCGGCTGGGGCGTGTGATCGCTTCAAAAGGACCGGGTTTGATCATACTGATTCCGATCATTGATAAAATGATTAAAGTGAGCCTGCGGCTGGTTGCCATGGATGTGGATCCGCAAGATGTGATTACCCGGGATAATGTTTCCGTCAAGGTCAACGCGGTGATCTATTTCAGGGTGATTGATCCGGTTAAGGCGATCGTTGAGGTGGAGCATTATAATTATGCCATGTCCCAGCTTGCCCAGACCACTTTAAGGAGCGTTTGCGGACAGGCTGAACTGGATGAACTGCTGTCTGCAAGAGAAAAAATTAATACCGAGCTTCAGGAGATACTGGATACCCATACGGATCCTTGGGGCATAAAGGTGACCACCGTTGAGCTCAAGC
Proteins encoded:
- the coaBC gene encoding bifunctional phosphopantothenoylcysteine decarboxylase/phosphopantothenate--cysteine ligase CoaBC, which translates into the protein MTTAIKNKNIVLGVCGGIAAYKSVELLRLLKKQGANVRVIMTENAGAFVGPLTFEALSGEMVCSSLFEKRDDASIKHIDWAKAADAVIIAPTTANMIGKLANGIADDALSTFMLAVTCPAGVCPSMNTHMYESRAVKRNLQTLRNDGYVVIEPGAGELACGTTGPGRLPEPEDMVDRLVKMLTIKDMKDKKVLVTAGPTWESIDPVRFITNPSSGKMGYALARAAEHRGGEVTLISGPATIPDPLHVNVVKIKTAQEMAQAVFEHSKKCHIIIKAAAVSDYRPKDNQKHKIKKDNDEMALDLIKNQDILKELGKTKKNQMLVGFAAETRELGKNAGKKLKEKNLDIIVGNLVGDPSSGFGTDTNKVTLFFKDGTKESIPEMEKDEVAHLLLDRIVERMG
- a CDS encoding uracil-DNA glycosylase; translation: MNRKQAFNHIVAEIDTTLNVMKGLGCRGFDCSPRSLDTIEKWGNNGKMTDETLESIRAEIGNCSRCPLCDKRTNIVFGAGDPKARLVFVGEGPGYEEDKSGEPFVGAAGQLLTKIIEAIHLTREQVYICNIIKCRPPGNRNPLPEEINTCFPFLKRQLSVIKPDFICALGTFAAQTLLESKQPISRLRGQFHDYMGIRVMPTYHPAYLLRNANKKREVWEDMKALMKEME
- a CDS encoding nodulation protein NfeD; protein product: MKNLSKKMIVSVLLLVTIVFSSNVFADKNEIYMIKISDAIGPGVAGFIISGIEKASDAGAACIIIELDTPGGLAESMRSIVKAIFASKVPVVVYVSPSGARAASAGVMITMAADIAAMSPGTNIGAAHPVAAGGKKIEKTMSEKVTNDMVAHVKSIAQKRGRNVKWAEKAVRQSVSVTETEALKQNIIDLIAEDIDDLIKQINGRKVKGKGVLQLDSPVKKILEENLRTKILKTISDPNIAYILMMIGLAGLYFELSHPGAIFPGVIGGIAIILAFFAMQTLPVNYAGILLIILAIIFFIMEMKITSYGLLSIAGIVSLLLGSLMLFEGTAPEMDLSLQVLVPTLVMVSGFFVAVAALVFKSHQSKPKTGVAGLVGETGIVKQAVKPEGKVFVHGELWNATSKVEIEKGEKVRVVNVVNLVLEVEPVNPANT
- a CDS encoding slipin family protein; this translates as MTLYPIIAIIVLVILFLSAAIRILNEYERGVIFRLGRVIASKGPGLIILIPIIDKMIKVSLRLVAMDVDPQDVITRDNVSVKVNAVIYFRVIDPVKAIVEVEHYNYAMSQLAQTTLRSVCGQAELDELLSAREKINTELQEILDTHTDPWGIKVTTVELKHIDLPQEMQRSMAKQAEAERERRAKVINADGEYQAASKLAEAAEIIRDHPVALQLRYLQTMREMSAEQNTTTIFPFPMDLFRPLLEAMDKKNKE